One stretch of Thermus filiformis DNA includes these proteins:
- a CDS encoding aminotransferase class III-fold pyridoxal phosphate-dependent enzyme produces the protein MDLYTLHKAHVLTPWSAQAALNPPLIVRGEGAYLVDQEGKRYLDLTSGLVAVNLGHGHPRVVRAIQEQAQTLCYAPPSFFHDKRALLARRLSELSPWPEGARVFFTPSGTEANEDALKMVRTLTGRFKVLAAYRSFHGSTHGSSALTGENRRFAAEPAVPGALHFFAPYPYRSPFYTLDPKEEVARALDHLERVLLHEDPARVAAIFLEPVVGSNGVIVYPEGYLEGVRRIADRYGILLVFDEVMTGFGRTGAPFAAQRLGVLPDLITFAKGVTSAYVPLGGVLVREGLARRFDQEVLWAGHTYSGHPLAVAAGLAAVEAYLEEGLFERGRLLESWLKEGLGALWQKHPFIGEVRGLGAFFALELVKDRSTKEPLSPWHAPLSPAMQGLVRALLREGVYVMAKHNILIIAPPLTLKEAELEAGLAALDRALRGLEVEAG, from the coding sequence ATGGACCTCTATACCCTGCACAAGGCGCACGTCCTCACCCCTTGGTCGGCCCAGGCCGCCCTTAACCCCCCCCTCATCGTCCGCGGGGAGGGGGCGTACCTGGTGGACCAGGAGGGGAAGCGGTACCTGGACCTGACGAGCGGCCTGGTGGCGGTCAACCTGGGCCACGGCCACCCCCGGGTGGTGCGGGCCATCCAAGAACAGGCCCAGACCCTCTGTTACGCCCCGCCCTCCTTCTTCCACGACAAGCGGGCCCTCCTGGCCCGGCGGCTTTCCGAGCTCTCCCCCTGGCCCGAGGGGGCCCGGGTCTTTTTCACCCCCTCGGGGACGGAGGCCAACGAGGACGCCTTGAAGATGGTCCGGACGCTCACGGGCCGGTTCAAGGTCCTGGCCGCCTACCGCTCCTTCCACGGCTCCACCCACGGCTCGAGCGCCCTCACCGGGGAGAACCGGCGCTTCGCCGCCGAGCCTGCCGTCCCCGGCGCCCTTCACTTCTTCGCCCCCTACCCCTACCGTTCCCCCTTCTACACCCTGGACCCGAAGGAGGAGGTGGCCCGGGCCCTGGACCACCTGGAGCGGGTCCTGCTCCACGAGGACCCGGCCCGGGTGGCGGCGATCTTCCTCGAGCCCGTGGTGGGGTCCAACGGGGTCATCGTCTACCCGGAGGGCTACCTGGAGGGGGTCCGCCGGATCGCGGACCGGTACGGCATTCTCTTGGTCTTTGACGAGGTGATGACAGGGTTCGGCCGCACCGGGGCCCCCTTCGCCGCCCAGCGCCTGGGGGTGCTCCCCGACCTCATCACCTTCGCCAAGGGGGTGACCTCGGCCTACGTGCCCCTGGGGGGCGTCCTGGTGCGGGAGGGCCTGGCCCGGCGGTTTGACCAGGAGGTCCTTTGGGCGGGGCACACCTACTCGGGCCACCCCCTGGCCGTGGCGGCGGGGCTTGCGGCGGTGGAGGCCTATTTGGAGGAGGGCCTCTTTGAGCGGGGACGGCTTCTGGAGTCCTGGCTAAAGGAGGGGCTGGGGGCGCTCTGGCAGAAGCACCCCTTCATCGGGGAGGTGCGGGGCCTGGGGGCCTTCTTCGCCTTGGAGCTGGTCAAGGACCGCTCCACCAAGGAGCCCCTCTCCCCCTGGCACGCCCCCCTTTCCCCGGCCATGCAGGGCCTGGTGCGGGCCCTCCTGCGGGAGGGGGTCTACGTCATGGCCAAGCACAACATCCTCATCATCGCCCCGCCCCTCACCCTAAAGGAGGCGGAGCTCGAGGCGGGCCTGGCCGCCTTGGACCGGGCCCTGCGGGGGCTCGAGGTGGAGGCAGGGTAA
- a CDS encoding choice-of-anchor Q domain-containing protein, whose amino-acid sequence MRKAVYAVFFVGMALLLTACPGGGGAPADFTLSLNPTSLTVQQGDSGTTQLTLTPQNGFTGTVNLTLERRDGTAAPSGITLSPTSVSVNGSSPVTQTLTLSVGGGVATGRYDLRVKATSGSLNKTADLTLTVSAPSPNFTISLNPTSLTVQQGDSGTTQLTLTPQNGFTGTVNLTLERQDGTPAPSGITLSPTSVSVTGSSPVTQTLTLNVGTGVATGTYNLRVKATSGNLNKTANLTLTVSAPSPNFTISLNPTSLTVQQGDSGTTQLTLTPQNGFTGTVNLTLERQDGTPAPSGITLSPTSVSVTGSSPVTQTLTLNVGTGVATGTYNLRVKATSGNLNKTANLTLTVSAPPDFTISLNPTSLTLTQGESGKTTLTLTPQNGFTGTVTLSLVNPPTGVDISPKSVNVSGTRAVQQELTISTTASTPVGQHTLTLKAAQGNLEKTATLTLTVNQALAFTVNTTDDTIDVDPGNGKCEDANGNCSLRAAVMEANALSAPVVINIPAGTYRLTRTSSVDEQGDDLDLMSSITLRGADRDTTILDGNDTTRLIQVYQGKTVLIENLTIKKAPRYMNYNTVAAVWNDGGTLTLNNVTIKDNGGHGLWNEGTLTLTDVTVSGNGNIGVYNYYGTATLTNVTVSGNGDTGVYNYYGTATLTNVTVSGNSGGYGGGIYNGGTLTLTNVTVSGNSANYGGGIYNYNTLTLTNVTVSGNSAERDGGGIYNDYNSRLNVVFSTITNNTAASGGGLWASGTVRLKGVILAGNTATGGTGPECSGSLTSLGYNLIKSNADCAFTRDSTDILNQDPLLGPLGDNGGPVQTHLPQAGSPVLDKVPSASCTDLNGNPVSTDARGVRRPQGSACDMGAVERN is encoded by the coding sequence ATGCGGAAAGCGGTTTATGCGGTGTTTTTTGTAGGCATGGCCTTACTCCTCACGGCTTGCCCGGGGGGCGGTGGGGCCCCTGCTGACTTCACCCTCTCCCTGAACCCCACTTCCCTCACGGTCCAGCAGGGGGATAGCGGGACCACCCAGCTCACCCTGACCCCGCAAAACGGCTTCACGGGGACGGTGAACCTGACCCTGGAGAGGCGGGACGGCACGGCGGCTCCGAGCGGAATCACCCTGAGCCCCACCTCGGTCTCGGTGAACGGGTCTAGCCCGGTGACCCAGACCCTGACCCTGAGCGTGGGCGGGGGTGTGGCCACAGGGCGCTACGACCTGCGGGTGAAGGCCACCTCGGGGAGCCTGAACAAGACGGCCGACCTCACCCTGACCGTGAGCGCCCCGTCCCCGAACTTCACGATCTCCCTGAACCCCACTTCCCTCACGGTCCAGCAGGGGGATAGCGGGACCACCCAGCTCACCCTGACCCCGCAAAACGGCTTCACGGGGACGGTGAACCTGACCCTGGAGAGGCAGGACGGTACGCCGGCTCCGAGCGGGATCACCCTGAGCCCCACCTCGGTCTCGGTAACCGGCTCTAGCCCGGTGACCCAGACCCTGACCCTGAACGTGGGCACGGGCGTGGCCACGGGGACCTACAACCTGCGGGTGAAAGCCACCTCGGGGAACCTGAACAAGACGGCCAACCTCACCCTGACCGTGAGCGCCCCGTCCCCGAACTTCACGATCTCCCTGAACCCCACTTCCCTCACGGTCCAGCAGGGGGATAGCGGGACCACCCAGCTCACCCTGACCCCGCAAAACGGCTTCACGGGGACGGTGAACCTGACCCTGGAGAGGCAGGACGGTACGCCGGCTCCGAGCGGGATCACCCTGAGCCCCACCTCGGTCTCGGTAACCGGCTCTAGCCCGGTGACCCAGACCCTGACCCTGAACGTGGGCACGGGCGTGGCCACGGGGACCTACAACCTGCGGGTGAAAGCCACCTCGGGGAACCTGAACAAGACGGCCAACCTCACCCTGACCGTGAGCGCCCCCCCGGACTTCACGATCTCCCTGAACCCCACCTCCCTCACCCTCACCCAGGGGGAGTCGGGGAAGACCACCCTGACCCTGACCCCGCAGAACGGGTTCACAGGTACGGTCACCCTGAGCCTGGTCAACCCCCCCACCGGAGTGGACATCTCCCCCAAAAGCGTGAACGTGTCGGGCACACGGGCGGTCCAGCAGGAGCTGACCATTAGCACCACCGCCAGCACCCCCGTGGGCCAACACACCCTCACCCTGAAGGCCGCCCAGGGCAACCTGGAGAAGACGGCCACCCTGACCCTGACCGTGAACCAAGCCCTGGCCTTCACGGTAAACACCACCGACGACACCATTGACGTGGACCCGGGCAACGGCAAGTGCGAGGACGCGAACGGCAACTGCTCCCTCCGGGCGGCGGTGATGGAGGCCAACGCCCTGAGCGCCCCCGTGGTCATCAACATCCCAGCGGGCACCTACAGGCTCACCCGCACGAGCAGCGTAGACGAGCAAGGGGACGACCTGGACCTAATGAGCTCCATCACCCTACGCGGCGCCGACCGGGATACCACAATCTTGGATGGCAACGATACCACAAGGCTGATCCAAGTATACCAGGGCAAGACGGTGCTGATTGAAAATCTAACCATTAAAAAAGCACCCAGATACATGAACTACAATACTGTTGCTGCAGTTTGGAACGATGGTGGAACCCTTACCTTAAACAACGTGACGATCAAAGACAACGGGGGTCATGGGCTTTGGAATGAAGGCACCTTAACCCTAACCGATGTGACGGTGAGCGGCAACGGCAACATCGGTGTGTACAACTACTATGGCACCGCCACCCTCACCAACGTGACGGTGAGCGGCAACGGCGACACTGGTGTATACAATTACTACGGAACCGCCACCCTCACCAACGTAACAGTGAGCGGAAACAGCGGCGGCTATGGTGGAGGGATTTACAACGGTGGTACCCTCACCCTCACCAACGTAACGGTGAGCGGAAACAGCGCCAACTATGGTGGAGGGATTTACAACTACAATACCCTCACCCTCACCAACGTAACAGTAAGTGGAAACAGCGCTGAAAGGGATGGCGGGGGGATTTACAACGACTACAACTCCAGGCTAAACGTGGTCTTTTCTACAATCACCAACAATACCGCGGCCAGTGGGGGCGGCCTTTGGGCCAGCGGCACCGTCCGGCTCAAGGGGGTCATCCTCGCGGGCAACACCGCCACCGGCGGCACCGGCCCCGAATGCAGCGGGAGCCTGACCAGCCTGGGCTACAACCTCATCAAGTCCAACGCCGACTGCGCCTTCACCCGTGACAGCACCGACATCCTCAACCAGGACCCCCTTCTGGGCCCCCTCGGGGACAACGGTGGCCCCGTTCAGACCCACCTGCCCCAGGCGGGTAGCCCCGTCCTGGACAAGGTGCCCTCCGCCTCCTGTACGGACCTGAACGGCAACCCCGTCTCCACGGACGCCCGGGGGGTACGGCGGCCCCAGGGCTCCGCCTGCGACATGGGGGCGGTGGAGCGGAACTAG
- a CDS encoding S1C family serine protease, which yields MARLSLVLAPLFLSLWLLLLPRGPGLVLPVQAPPAPLEEVYARAHPAAVAVEGEAGARGSGFFLQSAQGPLVLTAYHVVAEGGRLFVRTARGERKEARLLGYLEPLDLALLRTEAEAPLALEPELDRPLRPGEELLAIGNARGEFISPRFGRLVRSGVEVSPFLPSSLLETTLPLAPGDSGGPVLDAYGRVVGVAVAIGVTEEGFRSYATPLVGRREELGRLERGERVSWPYLGLRGPRALTPDLAQELGLPPGGVLVGQVVPGGAAHRAGLRGLEAGGVPDVILEVDGLPVNTFEELLRAVRRKQVGEEVELLVRRGEEVFRVRVGLQPFPGRP from the coding sequence CTGGCCCGCCTGAGCCTGGTCCTTGCCCCCCTCTTCCTCTCCCTCTGGCTCCTCCTCCTTCCCCGGGGGCCGGGCCTGGTCCTTCCCGTGCAGGCCCCTCCCGCTCCCTTGGAGGAGGTCTACGCCCGCGCCCACCCCGCGGCGGTGGCGGTGGAGGGGGAGGCCGGGGCGCGGGGGTCGGGGTTCTTCCTCCAAAGCGCCCAGGGGCCCCTGGTCCTCACCGCCTACCACGTGGTGGCCGAGGGAGGGAGGCTCTTCGTCCGCACCGCCCGGGGGGAGCGGAAGGAGGCCCGCCTCCTCGGCTACCTCGAGCCCTTGGACCTGGCCCTCCTCCGGACCGAGGCCGAGGCCCCCCTGGCCCTGGAGCCGGAGCTGGACCGCCCCTTGCGCCCGGGGGAGGAGCTTCTGGCCATCGGCAACGCCCGGGGAGAGTTCATCTCCCCCCGGTTCGGCCGCCTGGTCCGGTCCGGGGTGGAGGTGAGCCCCTTCCTCCCCTCGAGCCTTTTGGAGACCACCCTTCCCCTGGCCCCGGGGGATTCCGGGGGTCCGGTCCTGGACGCCTACGGCCGGGTGGTGGGGGTGGCGGTGGCCATCGGGGTGACGGAGGAGGGGTTCCGCAGCTACGCCACCCCCCTGGTGGGTAGGAGGGAGGAGCTGGGCCGCCTGGAGCGGGGGGAGCGGGTGAGCTGGCCCTACCTGGGCCTGCGGGGGCCCCGGGCCCTCACGCCGGACTTGGCCCAGGAGCTGGGCCTCCCGCCGGGCGGGGTCCTGGTGGGCCAGGTGGTGCCGGGCGGGGCGGCCCACCGGGCGGGGCTTAGGGGCCTCGAGGCGGGCGGGGTGCCCGACGTGATCCTGGAGGTGGACGGCCTCCCCGTGAACACCTTTGAGGAGCTTCTGCGGGCGGTGCGGCGGAAGCAGGTGGGGGAGGAGGTGGAGCTTTTGGTGCGCCGGGGCGAGGAGGTCTTCCGGGTGCGGGTGGGGCTCCAGCCCTTCCCGGGCCGGCCCTGA
- the paaZ gene encoding phenylacetic acid degradation bifunctional protein PaaZ yields the protein MKLKSYLMGTWREGEGEGVPLWDAATGELLARVTAEGLPLREAWAYAWEVGGKALLALDFQERGRRLRALGQYLSERKEELYRLYATTGGTRRDAWYDVDGGIGVLYSYAGLARHLPEGNLLLEDEYQPLAKDLSFQGRHVLGPRGGATLQINAFNFPVWGLLEKFAPAFLAGVPTLAKPATPTAHVAEALARMMLESGLLPEGSFQFVAGGLGDLLEALDYRDSVYFTGSKATADRLRRHAAFQERGALFNAETDSLNAAILGERAGEEELLRLAEEIAQELAIKTGQRCTAIRRVLVPEGRLQALLEATRDRLAALRLGDPREEGVDLGPLASSAQKEEVAKAVEVLKAAGARVFWEHPGRRDGAFFPPTLLLAEDPYAPLLHAVEPFGPVATFFPYRTREEALRLARLGGGMLVATVATPDPEEARFWLLGLSGEVGRLHLLTPRDAHSSTGHGSPLPRLLHGGPGRAGGGEELGGLLSVKRHLARLALQSDPHTLQALLGEHAQGAERPAEVHPFRKTYEELEVGETLVTHRRTVTEADIALFAHLSWDHFYAHTDELAARNSLFGKRVAHGYFVLSAAAGLFVDPAPGPVLANYGLEGLRFLEPVGIGDTLQARLTVKRKRPRDEKTGVVEWDVEVVNQEGKRVAAYTVLTLVQRGRPPQG from the coding sequence ATGAAGCTCAAGAGCTACCTGATGGGCACTTGGCGGGAAGGGGAGGGGGAGGGCGTGCCCCTTTGGGACGCGGCCACGGGGGAGCTCCTCGCCCGGGTCACGGCGGAGGGGCTTCCTCTACGGGAGGCCTGGGCCTACGCCTGGGAGGTGGGGGGGAAGGCCCTCCTCGCTTTGGACTTTCAGGAGCGGGGGAGGAGGCTGCGCGCCCTCGGCCAGTACCTCTCCGAGAGGAAGGAGGAGCTTTACCGCCTCTACGCCACCACCGGGGGGACGCGGCGGGACGCCTGGTACGACGTGGACGGGGGCATCGGCGTCCTCTACAGCTATGCGGGCCTCGCCCGCCACCTCCCCGAGGGGAACCTCCTCCTCGAGGACGAGTACCAGCCCCTGGCCAAGGACCTCTCCTTCCAGGGGCGGCACGTCCTGGGGCCCCGGGGCGGGGCCACCCTCCAGATCAACGCCTTCAACTTCCCCGTCTGGGGGCTTTTGGAGAAGTTCGCCCCCGCCTTCTTGGCCGGGGTGCCCACCCTGGCCAAGCCCGCCACCCCCACGGCTCACGTGGCCGAGGCCCTGGCCCGGATGATGCTGGAGTCCGGCCTTCTCCCCGAGGGGAGCTTCCAGTTCGTGGCCGGGGGCCTGGGCGACCTTTTAGAGGCCCTGGACTACCGGGACAGCGTCTACTTCACCGGCTCCAAGGCCACCGCGGACCGCCTCCGGCGCCACGCCGCCTTCCAGGAGCGGGGGGCCCTCTTTAACGCCGAGACCGACTCCCTAAACGCCGCCATTCTGGGCGAGAGGGCGGGGGAGGAGGAGCTTTTGAGGCTCGCGGAGGAGATCGCCCAGGAGCTCGCCATCAAGACCGGGCAGCGCTGCACGGCCATCCGGCGGGTCCTGGTCCCGGAGGGGAGGCTTCAGGCCCTCCTCGAGGCCACCCGGGACCGCCTGGCCGCCCTCCGCCTGGGGGACCCGCGGGAGGAGGGGGTGGACCTGGGCCCCCTCGCCTCCTCGGCCCAGAAGGAGGAGGTGGCAAAGGCGGTGGAGGTCCTGAAGGCGGCGGGGGCCCGGGTCTTTTGGGAGCACCCGGGAAGGCGGGACGGGGCCTTCTTCCCTCCCACCCTCCTCCTGGCGGAGGACCCCTATGCTCCCCTCCTTCACGCGGTGGAGCCCTTCGGCCCCGTGGCCACCTTCTTCCCCTACCGCACCCGGGAGGAGGCCCTGCGCCTGGCCCGCCTGGGCGGGGGGATGCTGGTGGCCACTGTGGCCACCCCGGACCCCGAGGAGGCCCGCTTCTGGCTTCTGGGCCTCTCGGGGGAGGTGGGCCGGCTCCACCTCCTGACCCCCCGGGACGCCCATTCCTCCACGGGGCACGGCTCCCCCCTGCCCCGCCTCCTCCACGGGGGGCCGGGCCGGGCGGGGGGCGGGGAGGAGCTCGGGGGGCTCCTCTCGGTGAAGCGCCACCTGGCCCGCCTGGCCCTCCAGAGCGACCCCCACACCCTCCAGGCCCTCCTGGGGGAGCACGCCCAGGGGGCGGAGCGGCCCGCAGAGGTCCACCCCTTCCGCAAGACCTACGAGGAGCTGGAGGTGGGCGAGACCCTGGTTACCCACCGGCGCACCGTCACCGAGGCGGACATCGCCCTCTTCGCCCACCTTTCCTGGGACCACTTCTACGCCCACACCGACGAGCTCGCCGCCCGGAATAGCCTCTTCGGGAAGCGGGTGGCCCACGGCTACTTCGTCCTCTCCGCCGCCGCCGGCCTCTTCGTGGACCCGGCCCCGGGGCCGGTGCTCGCCAACTACGGCCTCGAGGGCCTGCGCTTCCTCGAGCCCGTGGGGATCGGGGACACCCTCCAGGCCCGGCTCACGGTGAAGCGCAAGCGCCCCCGGGACGAGAAGACCGGGGTGGTGGAGTGGGACGTGGAGGTGGTGAACCAGGAGGGGAAAAGGGTGGCGGCCTACACCGTCCTCACCCTGGTCCAAAGGGGCCGGCCGCCCCAAGGTTGA
- the paaD gene encoding 1,2-phenylacetyl-CoA epoxidase subunit PaaD has translation MVERYWEALKGVKDPEVPVLSVVEMGMVRGLEAEGEKVRVRFRPTFSGCPAQRLIQEEIRRALLEAGAKEVEVVTDLSPWSTEELSPEARAKLQGFGIAPPLPLALAEEALPPCPRCGSPDVVLRNPFGPALCKALYQCRACGEVFEAFKAV, from the coding sequence ATGGTAGAGCGGTACTGGGAGGCCCTGAAGGGGGTCAAGGACCCGGAGGTCCCCGTCCTGAGCGTGGTGGAGATGGGGATGGTGCGGGGCCTCGAGGCCGAGGGGGAGAAGGTCCGGGTGCGCTTCCGCCCCACCTTCTCCGGCTGCCCCGCCCAGCGGCTGATCCAGGAGGAGATCCGGCGGGCCCTCCTGGAGGCGGGGGCCAAGGAGGTGGAGGTGGTGACGGACCTCTCCCCCTGGAGCACGGAGGAGCTCTCCCCGGAGGCCCGGGCCAAGCTCCAGGGCTTCGGCATCGCCCCGCCCCTTCCCCTGGCCCTGGCGGAGGAGGCCCTTCCTCCTTGCCCCCGGTGCGGAAGCCCGGACGTGGTCTTGCGAAACCCCTTTGGGCCGGCCCTGTGCAAGGCCCTTTACCAGTGCCGCGCCTGCGGGGAGGTGTTTGAGGCCTTCAAGGCGGTCTGA
- the paaC gene encoding 1,2-phenylacetyl-CoA epoxidase subunit PaaC, which yields MDSLNALLAEKLRVLADDEVVLAQRLSEWVSYAPILEEDIAIANLAQDELGHAQVYLELKRALDGVDPDREVFFKDPLEFRNAVLVELPRGDWAYTMVRQYLFDLYENLWLQEAQGSAYPPLAEAAARLYKEERFHLKHASTWVERLALGTEESHARTAKALEELWPYARQLFQPLEGEAALVEAGYVPDLEALWPEYEERARGFLQGLGLFLPEKGYVPKSRSEHTEHLWPLVVLMQSVARWDPEAQAW from the coding sequence GTGGATAGCCTGAACGCCCTCCTAGCTGAGAAGCTCAGGGTCCTGGCCGACGACGAGGTGGTCCTGGCCCAGCGGCTTTCCGAGTGGGTTTCCTACGCTCCCATCCTGGAGGAGGACATCGCCATCGCCAACCTGGCCCAGGACGAGCTGGGCCACGCCCAGGTCTACCTGGAGCTGAAGCGGGCCTTGGACGGCGTGGACCCCGACCGGGAGGTCTTCTTCAAGGACCCCCTGGAGTTCAGAAACGCCGTTTTGGTGGAGCTTCCCCGGGGGGACTGGGCCTACACCATGGTGCGCCAGTACTTGTTTGACCTCTACGAGAATCTTTGGCTACAGGAGGCGCAAGGGAGCGCCTACCCCCCCCTGGCCGAGGCCGCGGCCCGCCTTTACAAGGAGGAGCGCTTCCACCTGAAGCACGCCTCCACCTGGGTGGAGCGGCTGGCCCTGGGGACGGAGGAGTCCCACGCCCGCACCGCCAAGGCCCTGGAGGAGCTCTGGCCCTACGCCCGGCAGCTCTTCCAGCCCTTGGAAGGGGAGGCCGCTTTGGTGGAGGCGGGGTACGTGCCGGACCTCGAGGCCCTCTGGCCGGAGTACGAGGAGCGGGCGAGGGGCTTCCTCCAGGGGCTGGGCCTCTTTCTCCCCGAGAAGGGGTACGTGCCCAAAAGCCGCTCCGAGCACACGGAGCACCTCTGGCCCCTGGTGGTCCTGATGCAGTCCGTGGCCCGCTGGGACCCGGAGGCCCAGGCATGGTAG
- a CDS encoding phenylacetic acid degradation protein: MDTEWPRWEVIKQDVPTAPLQMVGSVHAADPEHALLVARHVFVRRPSAYALFVAPAEAFFMVTQEALREGGWEWEAPLHPEKPYQVYRKATHRRSMTYGELVGKVTAQSPVDAVKKALLELPGPFLALWVVPEEALFGAGESPEVRESWFEPAKAKVYRLQSYYGLVGRHPKEVKRG, from the coding sequence ATGGACACCGAGTGGCCCCGCTGGGAAGTGATCAAGCAGGACGTGCCCACCGCTCCTTTGCAGATGGTGGGCTCGGTGCACGCCGCCGACCCCGAGCACGCCCTCTTAGTGGCCCGGCACGTCTTCGTGCGGCGGCCTTCGGCTTACGCCCTCTTTGTGGCCCCCGCCGAGGCCTTCTTCATGGTCACCCAGGAGGCCCTGAGGGAGGGCGGCTGGGAGTGGGAGGCCCCCCTCCACCCCGAGAAGCCCTACCAGGTCTACCGCAAGGCCACCCACCGCCGGAGCATGACCTACGGGGAGCTGGTGGGCAAGGTGACGGCCCAAAGCCCGGTGGACGCGGTAAAGAAGGCCCTTCTGGAGCTTCCCGGCCCCTTCTTGGCCCTCTGGGTGGTGCCGGAGGAGGCCCTCTTTGGGGCGGGGGAGAGCCCGGAGGTGCGGGAGAGCTGGTTTGAGCCCGCCAAGGCCAAGGTCTACCGCCTCCAGTCCTACTACGGCCTGGTGGGCCGGCACCCCAAGGAGGTGAAGCGTGGATAG
- the paaA gene encoding 1,2-phenylacetyl-CoA epoxidase subunit PaaA: protein MVKLRIGHPEDPDYQERLEEFEARIARGEKIEPGDWMPAEYRRQLIRMISQHAHSEVVGMHPEGAWILRAPSFRRKLILLAKVQDEAGHGQYLYHAAETLGVTREEMLEALLSGRAKYSNIFNYPTLTWADVGIIGWLVDGMAIKNQTMLAQSSYGPYSRAMVRICAEETFHHKQGKEAVLLYAKGSRKQRQMVQDALNRWWWPTLMMAGPHDTDSPHTPLLLRWGIKTKTNDQIRQEFLNEHVPELLDAGLEIPDPHLRYDEKTGNWIHGPIPWDEFWKVIGGEGPMNRHRLETRRRVHEEGRWVREALEAYGRRRLAQAAD from the coding sequence ATGGTGAAGCTCAGGATAGGACACCCGGAGGACCCGGACTACCAGGAGAGGCTGGAGGAGTTTGAGGCCCGGATCGCCCGGGGGGAGAAGATCGAGCCCGGGGACTGGATGCCCGCCGAGTACCGGCGGCAGCTCATCCGCATGATCTCCCAGCACGCCCACAGCGAGGTGGTGGGGATGCACCCCGAGGGGGCCTGGATCCTCAGGGCCCCCTCCTTTAGGCGGAAGCTCATCCTCCTGGCCAAAGTGCAGGACGAGGCGGGGCACGGCCAGTACCTCTACCACGCCGCCGAGACCCTGGGGGTGACCCGGGAGGAGATGCTGGAGGCCCTCCTCTCGGGCCGGGCCAAGTACTCCAACATCTTCAACTACCCCACCCTCACCTGGGCCGACGTGGGCATCATCGGCTGGTTGGTGGACGGGATGGCCATCAAGAACCAGACCATGCTGGCCCAGTCCTCCTACGGCCCCTACTCCCGGGCCATGGTGCGCATCTGCGCTGAGGAGACCTTCCACCACAAGCAGGGGAAGGAGGCGGTCCTCCTCTACGCCAAGGGTTCCCGCAAGCAGCGCCAGATGGTCCAAGACGCCCTGAACCGCTGGTGGTGGCCTACCCTGATGATGGCCGGCCCCCACGACACCGACTCCCCCCACACCCCCCTCCTCCTCCGCTGGGGGATCAAGACCAAGACCAACGACCAGATCCGCCAGGAGTTCCTGAACGAGCACGTCCCCGAACTTTTGGACGCGGGGCTCGAGATCCCCGACCCCCATCTCCGCTACGACGAGAAGACGGGCAACTGGATCCACGGCCCCATCCCCTGGGACGAGTTCTGGAAGGTGATCGGGGGGGAAGGCCCCATGAACCGGCACCGCCTCGAGACCCGGCGCCGGGTCCACGAGGAGGGGCGGTGGGTCCGGGAGGCCCTGGAGGCCTACGGCCGGAGGCGGCTCGCCCAGGCCGCGGACTGA
- a CDS encoding TetR/AcrR family transcriptional regulator: MSRKQEILTAASELFSQRGFHATSIRHLARALGVQGGSLYAHISSKEELLVEIVRRAAERFLAVRDRLVGSPVQKLRTLVRAHLDVIAQEQASATVFFHEWKFLPEEKRRQVLAWRDAYERLVQEVVEEGVLAGLFRVENPRLATLFLLSALNWTYQWYRKDGPLSLEELSEEYARLALSALGAREVEDGEAQDRTPGGPGLPGEAGGV, encoded by the coding sequence ATGAGCCGGAAGCAGGAGATCCTCACCGCCGCCAGCGAGCTCTTCAGCCAGAGGGGCTTCCACGCCACCAGCATCCGCCACCTGGCCCGGGCCCTGGGGGTCCAGGGGGGAAGCCTCTACGCCCACATCTCCTCCAAGGAGGAGCTCTTGGTGGAGATCGTCCGCCGGGCGGCGGAGCGGTTTTTAGCCGTTCGGGACCGGCTTGTGGGAAGCCCGGTCCAGAAGCTCAGGACCCTGGTGCGGGCCCACCTCGATGTCATCGCCCAGGAGCAGGCCTCGGCCACGGTCTTCTTTCACGAGTGGAAGTTCCTGCCCGAGGAGAAGAGGCGGCAGGTCCTGGCCTGGCGGGACGCCTACGAGCGCCTGGTCCAGGAGGTGGTGGAGGAGGGGGTCTTGGCGGGACTCTTCCGGGTGGAGAACCCCCGGCTCGCCACCCTCTTCCTCCTTTCCGCCCTCAACTGGACCTACCAGTGGTACCGCAAAGACGGCCCCTTGTCCTTGGAGGAGCTTTCGGAGGAGTACGCGCGCCTGGCCTTAAGCGCTCTGGGCGCGCGGGAGGTGGAAGATGGTGAAGCTCAGGATAGGACACCCGGAGGACCCGGACTACCAGGAGAGGCTGGAGGAGTTTGA
- a CDS encoding thioesterase family protein, which yields MKPIPPGYQAVFETVVTPEMTVDFEELGPVHPVYATYWMVKHMELAGRKIILPFLEEGEEGIGSYVEARHLAPALVGMRVRVVAVHERTEGNRVHARVEVYNELGDLIGTGRTEQVILPRSRLEALFGRLEARWKGV from the coding sequence ATGAAGCCCATCCCCCCGGGATATCAGGCGGTCTTTGAGACCGTGGTCACGCCGGAGATGACGGTGGACTTTGAGGAGCTGGGCCCGGTCCACCCCGTCTACGCCACCTACTGGATGGTCAAGCACATGGAGCTGGCGGGCCGGAAGATCATCCTGCCCTTTTTGGAGGAGGGCGAGGAGGGGATCGGGAGCTACGTGGAGGCCCGCCACCTGGCCCCGGCCCTGGTGGGGATGCGGGTGCGGGTGGTGGCGGTCCACGAGCGGACGGAGGGGAACCGGGTCCACGCCCGGGTGGAGGTCTACAACGAGCTGGGGGACCTCATCGGGACGGGCCGCACCGAGCAGGTGATCCTGCCCCGCTCACGCCTGGAGGCCCTCTTTGGCCGCCTCGAGGCCCGCTGGAAGGGAGTGTGA